One Malania oleifera isolate guangnan ecotype guangnan chromosome 9, ASM2987363v1, whole genome shotgun sequence DNA segment encodes these proteins:
- the LOC131163620 gene encoding uncharacterized protein LOC131163620, with protein MSPASKSKSKSRQKVSSKPSGAGNTGSGSPASAYNPISGTFHSLDTAPVGSSPTMHNSSRFRNIDDRNENSGSSHGTVTDYDSASNNGSCSGESEDPKEKTTGTVPKQETVPGCDNDKREKIRQKNERKHQRQKERRAQELHERCCGYLMSRKLEALSQQLVAMGFSSERATLALILNEGKLEESVAWLFDVSEEATQSKDTNLGNGSNLKIDVSEELAQIAVMEVKHKCSKQEVEKAIIASEGDLEKAEETLRAQKQEQPPTPPKPQEIPISSNLMRPQEKHIAPVTMQQRMNERDFNPTKAGASMLNPLDPGNRNMQSLKMNQQKLMEKRWPPTASSPSVSYSLASPMQVAPPSAKMEPRYGGIVGNDGRYIPQSSVREPAIMMHRPQPINAMQKHVSTVDASPPETTGWYPSNFPGFEIAKSNGNLPQNQSRVSVSQENLSLQQYYHQACNKQQHFFSGHVDFTVSGLESSWSRMGSSSPSLAVPPSLGLFSGWGSMGTSGSSSPVDWNTGGSMPECDYTSIDWTLEANSSSSKSNGLWLGLSSFLKNNSGASLAGTNGICISELQDGMAMEAPSGTHEWTSPFAGKDIFRVPRQFVTSSL; from the coding sequence ATGTCTCCAGCATCAAAATCCAAGTCCAAGTCCAGGCAGAAGGTTTCTTCCAAACCTTCTGGAGCAGGCAACACAGGGAGTGGCAGTCCAGCAAGTGCTTACAATCCTATTTCTGGTACTTTCCATTCTCTGGATACAGCTCCAGTTGGTTCTTCTCCAACAATGCACAACAGCAGTCGTTTTCGAAATATAGATGACAGAAATGAGAATTCTGGTAGCTCACATGGAACAGTAACTGATTATGATTCGGCTTCCAATAATGGCAGCTGCTCTGGTGAGTCTGAAGACCCAAAAGAGAAGACAACCGGCACAGTTCCTAAGCAAGAAACAGTACCTGGTTGTGACAATGACAAACGAGAGAAGATCCGTCAGAAGAATGAGAGGAAACACCAGCGTCAAAAGGAGAGGCGAGCACAGGAATTGCATGAGCGTTGCTGTGGGTACCTAATGTCTAGAAAATTGGAAGCACTCTCTCAGCAGCTTGTTGCAATGGGGTTCTCTTCTGAGCGGGCAACCTTGGCTCTAATATTGAATGAGGGCAAGTTGGAGGAATCAGTTGCCTGGCTTTTTGATGTAAGTGAAGAAGCAACTCAGAGCAAGGACACTAATCTTGGGAATGGGAGCAATCTGAAAATTGATGTAAGTGAAGAGCTTGCTCAAATTGCAGTTATGGAAGTGAAGCACAAGTGCTCGAAGCAGGAGGTTGAAAAAGCTATTATTGCCAGTGAAGGTGATCTTGAGAAGGCAGAAGAGACTCTGAGAGCACAGAAGCAGGAGCAACCACCCACTCCACCGAAGCCACAAGAAATTCCCATTTCCAGTAACCTGATGAGACCACAGGAAAAACATATTGCTCCTGTCACAATGCAGCAAAGAATGAATGAAAGAGATTTTAACCCTACCAAGGCAGGAGCATCGATGTTGAATCCTCTTGACCCTGGGAACAGAAACATGCAGTCATTGAAGATGAATCAACAGAAGCTGATGGAGAAGAGATGGCCCCCTACGGCATCAAGCCCTTCTGTTTCATATTCACTGGCATCACCTATGCAAGTAGCTCCTCCATCAGCAAAGATGGAGCCTCGTTATGGTGGTATTGTTGGAAACGATGGGAGATATATTCCTCAAAGTTCAGTCAGGGAGCCAGCAATTATGATGCATCGTCCACAACCCATAAATGCAATGCAGAAACATGTTTCAACCGTAGATGCCTCTCCTCCAGAAACAACTGGATGGTATCCAAGTAATTTCCCAGGTTTTGAAATTGCGAAGTCCAATGGAAATTTACCACAGAATCAGAGCAGGGTAAGCGTCAGCCAGGAAAACCTGAGCTTGCAGCAATACTACCATCAAGCTTGTAACAAACAGCAGCATTTTTTCTCCGGCCATGTGGATTTTACAGTGTCCGGGCTGGAGAGTTCTTGGAGCCGTATGGGTTCATCTTCACCTTCACTTGCTGTTCCACCCTCACTTGGACTATTTTCTGGTTGGGGTTCAATGGGAACTTCGGGCTCATCTTCTCCAGTGGATTGGAACACAGGAGGCTCAATGCCAGAGTGTGACTACACAAGCATAGATTGGACTTTGGAAGCGAACTCGTCATCGTCCAAGTCAAATGGGTTGTGGTTGGGGCTCTCGTCATTTTTAAAGAACAATTCTGGTGCCAGCTTGGCTGGTACGAATGGCATATGCATCTCAGAGTTGCAGGATGGAATGGCGATGGAAGCACCTTCTGGCACGCATGAGTGGACATCTCCTTTTGCTGGGAAAGACATATTCAGGGTGCCCAGGCAGTTTGTTACATCTTCTCTGTAA
- the LOC131163629 gene encoding protein ELC-like, giving the protein MVTQQFLNSVLSQRGPSALPYSEDVKWLIRQHILSLNQAFPSLHPETATFTHNDGRSVNLLRADGTIPMPFHGVTYNIPVVIWLMESYPRHPPCVYVNPTRDMIIKRPHSHVNPSGLVSIPYLHNWVYPSSNLVDLATELSRMFSRDPPLYSRRPNTNPNPNPNPPSNHPGAYPNPSPNPTGYSSVSSNSMNSAAIPPRVYPPSPYGASGGARIPPPSPQRQTEDPNEVYKRNAINKLVETLHGDIMGLRKTREAEMEGLFNVQAALRQREEQLGKGLREMLDEKEGLEQQLQMVLMNSDVLEVWLRENEGKMTTMGSSDVVDDAFEPCDALSKQMLDCTASDLAIEDVIYSLDKAVQEGSIPFDQYLKNVRLLSREQFFHRATSAKVRAAQMQAQVASMAARASYVS; this is encoded by the coding sequence ATGGTGACCCAGCAATTCCTGAACAGCGTGCTCTCCCAGCGAGGCCCCTCGGCCCTCCCCTACTCGGAAGACGTCAAATGGCTCATCCGCCAACACATCCTCTCCCTTAACCAAGCCTTCCCCTCTCTCCACCCAGAGACCGCCACCTTCACCCACAACGACGGTCGCTCCGTCAACCTCCTCCGCGCCGATGGCACCATCCCCATGCCCTTCCACGGAGTCACCTACAACATCCCCGTCGTCATCTGGCTCATGGAGTCCTACCCCCGTCACCCTCCCTGCGTCTATGTCAATCCCACTCGCGACATGATCATCAAGCGCCCTCACTCCCACGTCAACCCCTCCGGCCTCGTCTCCATCCCCTACCTCCACAATTGGGTCTATCCCAGCTCCAATCTCGTCGATCTCGCCACCGAGCTCAGCCGCATGTTCAGCCGCGACCCCCCGCTCTACTCTCGCCGCCCCAACACTAatcctaaccctaaccctaatccgcCTTCCAATCACCCCGGCGCATATCCCAATCCGAGCCCCAACCCAACTGGGTATTCCTCCGTTTCGTCGAATTCGATGAATTCGGCGGCGATCCCGCCAAGGGTGTATCCTCCGTCGCCGTACGGGGCCTCCGGCGGGGCGAGGATTCCACCGCCGTCGCCGCAGCGGCAGACGGAGGATCCAAACGAGGTGTACAAGAGGAACGCGATAAACAAGCTTGTGGAGACGCTGCACGGTGATATCATGGGATTGAGGAAGACGAGAGAGGCTGAAATGGAAGGGCTTTTTAATGTGCAGGCAGCACTCAGGCAGAGGGAAGAACAGCTTGGGAAAGGGTTGAGAGAGATGCTGGATGAGAAGGAGGGGCTAGAACAGCAATTGCAAATGGTTTTGATGAACAGCGATGTTTTGGAGGTGTGGCTGAGGGAGAATGAGGGGAAGATGACTACTATGGGGAGTTCAGATGTGGTTGACGATGCGTTCGAGCCTTGCGATGCTCTTTCTAAACAAATGCTTGATTGTACTGCATCGGATTTAGCTATAGAGGATGTAATTTACTCATTGGACAAGGCAGTACAGGAGGGTTCCATACCCTTCGATCAGTATTTGAAGAATGTAAGGTTGTTGTCCCGGGAGCAGTTCTTCCACCGTGCTACATCTGCAAAAGTTAGGGCTGCACAGATGCAGGCTCAGGTTGCTAGTATGGCTGCTAGGGCATCATACGTTTCATGA